The Arachis ipaensis cultivar K30076 chromosome B03, Araip1.1, whole genome shotgun sequence region aaactactttatattttatatataagaaaagctctctctctctctctctctctctctctctctcaagttCCAAACCCTTTATATTTTCCTTGCCTTATCAATCTTTTTTGgtaagagatagagagagagaaccgaactctttctttctttcttttcagcTCAAAACTCACACCAgccatttttattcttatttttatctcTCTGGAAAAAAAGTGGTCTTCACAGAATCTCAGGTAATAATATTTCCTGTGTTTCAGCCTTATGCATAATCACACCTTTTCAATCGATCTCCTATGTTTTGTTGCGCTTTTATTATGGTTCATCCAATTTAGGTTTTGGATTTTTCGATTTCTTACTTAATATTGACTTGGGTCGGTTTTACTTTCTACCTAGTGGATGATCCTTCAAGCTATGATTATGAGTTTATTCAAAATTGGAGTTCATTTTGGTGCTTTGCTCATCCTTTTGCTTTGTTTGTAGTGaactttttattttcagttttgggTACCGATTTGTGATGATGCGGATTCTGAGTAATTTGATTGCTTCGATCTACATATTTAGATTTCATTTTTACATCGGTAAAGGGGTTTGAGGTCTTACTATGTGTTTAGTTGATCAGTGAAAAATGGAGGCGAATTTTTATGTTggattcttagttttaaaatttatgGAGTTTTTGGGATTGTAGAGTGGATTGGAATATGCTTCTGATCATGATAACCCTACCTACACGTTGCAGAATCTTTTGGActttttctgtatgtgttttatTTGTGACGAACTGAAGCTCATTTTGTTAGGAAGAGCTTGAGGCAGAGCAATGAAGAAGGTTTCCAAGACCAGCTGCAAGTCTGTATCACACAGGCTCTTTAAGGACAAGGCAAAGAACCGTGTTGATGACCTGCAGTTGATGTTCTTAGATCTGCAGTTCGCAAGGAAGGAGAGCCGTACAGTCGATGCGGCTGTCCTTGAGGAGCAAGTTCATCAGATGCTTCGTGAGTGGAAGGCTGAGCTCAACGAGCCCTCGCCTGCTTCTTCTTTGCAGCAAGTAAGCTAATATAGTGGACTTCATTTGATATATCAATCATGGGTGCTTTCCTTTCTAACCAATATTTGCCAATTGTGATTGGCATGTATAAAATTGAATGACAATGTTAGTGGTAAAGCTGTGATTGTGAATTGTGATATTTAAATATAGGGTGGCAGTCTTGGGTCATTCTCCACAGATATCTGTCGATTGTTGCAGCTTTGTGAGGAGGAAGATGATGCATCTAGTCCATTAGCTGCCCCTAAGCCTGAACCTAATGATCAGACGCAGCAGATTGGGGGTAAGGTTGTATTCCAAGAGGTGAGAATCTTTTTCCCTAATTGGGGTTAATCATATGATATAATCGGCCATAATAACTATCTGGTCTTTGTGGCATGCACTGTTTAATTGTTAACTTTTTTAAGTTTATCTGTTTTTATTCAGTGCATTAGTGTAACTTCTTGTATTATAAATCAGGGGTGACTCTGGCAATACAGGTGTCTAACATCATGTCAACATTGTCATGCAATATGTTTTCTTATCACATGCAATTCTTTTGGGTTATCCTTAGTAAATTTTACTTGATGAACCTGGCCCTTGAAATATGGTTAGGAGAAAATTGGAATTGTTGATTCTGACTATTTTGGACCAACTAAGTAATGAGTAAGTTCTTGAAAGTGATCAAACCAAAGATTTGTGCTTCATTTTGTTTTAAGGAGGGGCTTTTAATTTGTTCCTTGTTTTTTGGAGTTGNNNNNNNNNNNNNNNNNNNNNNNNNNNNNNNNNNNNNNNNNNNNNNNNNNNNNNNNNNNNNNNNNNNNNNNNNNNNNNNNNNNNNNNNNNNNNNNNNNNNNNNNNNNNNTTCTACGTGTATTTTCATCCATTATATCAAATATTGTATCCCATCTGTAATTGTAATACGTATCATTGGTTTAAATGTAAAGCAGGGTCAGCAGCAACATGATTTCCCATTGGTTGATGAGCGCAAACACTCCATCTCAGGAGTTCAAAATGTGGCAGCTAACAACCTGGAAGGACCTGCTTTAGAATATCACCAGTTTGATTTGCATCAGGACTTTGATCACAGTTTCTATACTGGTTTTAATGGCATAGGTTATTGTGAGGAGGATGCTATTCCTCAAATATCTAGCTACCTGCCAAGTATCTGCCCTCCGCCTTCTGCTTTCTTGGGCCCAAAATGTGCACTTTGGGACTGTCCAAGGCCTGCACAAGGGTTGGACTGGTGTCAAGACTACTGCAGTAGCTTTCATGCTGCTCTAGCCTTGAATGAAGGGCCACCAGGTATGTCCCCAGTTCTACGACCAGGGGGCATCGGTTTGAAAGATAATTTACTTTTTGCCGCTCTTAGTGCAAGGGCACAAGGAAAAGATGTTGGCATCCCAGAATGCGAGGGAGCAGCAACTGCGAAGTCTCCATGGAACGCACCAGGTAATATCATCTTTTTTTCTTTGGCTATCATTTTGGAAATGTACCAGGCACAGAGGTTGACAAAGTTGTCCTTTGTGATTACTTCACTTCTTGTTTGATGCAGAGCTCTTTGATCTTTCTGTTCTCGAGGGTGAGACTATCAGGGAGTGGCTCTTCTTCGACAAACCTCGAAGGGCGTTTGAGAGTGGAAACAGAAAGCAGAGGTCATTGCCAGATTATAGCGGACGTGGTTGGCATGAATCTCGAAAGCAAGTGATGAATGAATTTGGAGGTCTGAAGAGATCCTATTATATGGACCCGCAACCACTGAACCATTTTGAATGGCACCTCTATGAATATGAGATTAGCAAGTGTGATGCATGTGCTTTATATCGGTTGGAACTAAAGCTTGTTGATGGGAAGAAGAACTCTAAGGCAAAGGTTACCAATGATTCAGTTGCTGATTTGCAGAAGCAGATGGGACGGCTTTCTGCTGAGTTCATGTCTGATAACAAAAGGCCTGCAAAAGGCAGAGCTAAACTTAATGCCAAGGTTGGCTTAGGTGGTGTCTATTCCTCTTCAGGCAGAGTGGCTCCACTAAATGGAACATATGATTATGGTTTAGCTGCACCATATGACTATCTTGTTGATAACATGGGCGACTACTATGGAACATGATCTTCTTAAAGGGATGCGTTTGATGATGCATTCAGCTTGGTTATACGTTATTCTGTGCTGGGTTTTCTTTGTCCTCTTTTATCTTGGTCCTTTTATACTTTGATTCTTAGTAACAAGAATACAAGGTCATTTTTTTGCCTTGTTGAAGATATTGTGAATAGCTCATTCTCACTGGAATGCGGCTGCAGAGGCTGCTGGTTGCTGAATTCTAACTTCGGGAGATGATCACTTGCAGCAAAAAATTGCTGTATATCATTTATGATTAGCAACTTGGTGAATGTTAGCAT contains the following coding sequences:
- the LOC107631187 gene encoding transcription factor VOZ1 isoform X2 codes for the protein MKKVSKTSCKSVSHRLFKDKAKNRVDDLQLMFLDLQFARKESRTVDAAVLEEQVHQMLREWKAELNEPSPASSLQQGGSLGSFSTDICRLLQLCEEEDDASSPLAAPKPEPNDQTQQIGGKVVFQEGQQQHDFPLVDERKHSISGVQNVAANNLEGPALEYHQFDLHQDFDHSFYTGFNGIGYCEEDAIPQISSYLPSICPPPSAFLGPKCALWDCPRPAQGLDWCQDYCSSFHAALALNEGPPGMSPVLRPGGIGLKDNLLFAALSARAQGKDVGIPECEGAATAKSPWNAPELFDLSVLEGETIREWLFFDKPRRAFESGNRKQRSLPDYSGRGWHESRKQVMNEFGGLKRSYYMDPQPLNHFEWHLYEYEISKCDACALYRLELKLVDGKKNSKAKVTNDSVADLQKQMGRLSAEFMSDNKRPAKGRAKLNAKVGLGGVYSSSGRVAPLNGTYDYGLAAPYDYLVDNMGDYYGT
- the LOC107631187 gene encoding transcription factor VOZ1 isoform X1; its protein translation is MKKVSKTSCKSVSHRLFKDKAKNRVDDLQLMFLDLQFARKESRTVDAAVLEEQVHQMLREWKAELNEPSPASSLQQGGSLGSFSTDICRLLQLCEEEDDASSPLAAPKPEPNDQTQQIGGKVVFQEQGQQQHDFPLVDERKHSISGVQNVAANNLEGPALEYHQFDLHQDFDHSFYTGFNGIGYCEEDAIPQISSYLPSICPPPSAFLGPKCALWDCPRPAQGLDWCQDYCSSFHAALALNEGPPGMSPVLRPGGIGLKDNLLFAALSARAQGKDVGIPECEGAATAKSPWNAPELFDLSVLEGETIREWLFFDKPRRAFESGNRKQRSLPDYSGRGWHESRKQVMNEFGGLKRSYYMDPQPLNHFEWHLYEYEISKCDACALYRLELKLVDGKKNSKAKVTNDSVADLQKQMGRLSAEFMSDNKRPAKGRAKLNAKVGLGGVYSSSGRVAPLNGTYDYGLAAPYDYLVDNMGDYYGT